One window of the Spea bombifrons isolate aSpeBom1 chromosome 8, aSpeBom1.2.pri, whole genome shotgun sequence genome contains the following:
- the NRM gene encoding nurim → MSAEAPTPSLGPSLPACISLAAVSLVCFVAGFGTGAEFVRFLSFGAIFKNISGDTAAEPPLSWGDAVGDATILRSLGIDAALLFLFVLQHSVMACSAVKGTVTRIFGVLQRSVYILCTAVSLQVLIRYWQPCPRGPFLWSVSSAPWTAWLPLLCVLLHTISWLLIFSVLLIFDYAELMGLKQVYYHCFGMGDPLSHKSPRVARLYAHLRHPIYLELLVILWAVPSLPPDRLLLSSFLTLYVSLVHRLDVQDYTYLRSQLEKKFMLFSREEAGGDRWGASKKD, encoded by the exons ATGTCGGCTGAAGCCCCAACGCCCTCCCTCGGCCCCTCGCTCCCGGCCTGCATCTCTCTAGCAGCGGTGTCTTTGGTGTGCTTCGTGGCTGGATTCGGAACGGGCGCGGAGTTCGTTCGCTTTCTGTCATTCGGGGCGATATTTAAGAACATCAGCGGGGATACAG cGGCTGAGCCCCCCTTATCGTGGGGCGATGCGGTGGGGGACGCCACCATCCTGCGCTCTCTCGGGATAGACGCCGCTCTGCTCTTCCTGTTCGTGCTGCAGCACAGTGTTATGGCCTGCTCCGCAGTCAAAGGGACGGTGACGCGGATATTTGGTGTCCTGCAGCGCTCCGTCTATATCCTCTGCACCGCCGTCTCCCTCCAG GTCCTGATAAGGTACTGGCAGCCATGCCCACGTGGGCCGTTCTTGTGGAGCGTGTCTTCTGCTCCATGGACTGCGTGGCTTCCTCTGCTCTGCGTGCTTCTCCACACCATATCCTGGCTCCTCATATTCAGCGTTCTGCTGATCTTTGACTACGCGGAGCTCATGGGCTTAAAACAG GTTTACTACCACTGCTTTGGGATGGGCGACCCTCTGTCTCACAAGTCCCCCCGCGTGGCCCGCCTCTACGCCCATCTCAGACACCCCATCTACCTGGAGCTGCTCGTCATCCTGTGGGCCGTGCCCTCGCTCCCCCCGGATCGCCTGctcctctcttcttttctcacGCTTTACGTCTCTCTGGTTCATCGCCTGGACGTGCAGGACTATACCTACCTGCGCTCCCAGCTGGAGAAGAAGTTTATGCTGTTCTCCCGCGAGGAGGCCGGCGGCGACAGGTGGGGAGCGTCCAAAAAGGActga
- the LOC128503909 gene encoding class I histocompatibility antigen, F10 alpha chain, whose protein sequence is MTLPILLLSSMIHACLSESYTLTYHHTYLEASKPEFFADSYLNDIPFYWYDSSSRWLEPLAPWRRKMATPKIWYNLNTELQKHQEQMKAISPAGNATVQYIHGCTASANGSVEGFFQIALSGIEILRFDTGSGTFSSEIEVGAVRKMLEALNSNRTLNQRRKEALDVTCGKDIHFLLTYANASVHRKAEPMVIVSEIISNSTVALDCRAYGHYPRDIAMTWIRNGRAVPERQLPRLTLPLTDGTYLSRVLVDVTSGPEDIYTCEVTHSSLKTPLTAQWMKSRLTGSSYGAVTGGLSSGTVIALTLTGVLFVTVAVFGILVWERERRARMRGSVFNNDSSS, encoded by the exons ATGACGCTCCCCATACTTCTCCTGAGCTCCATGATCCACGCGTGTCTGTCGG AATCCTACACCCTCACCTATCATCACACGTACCTGGAGGCCTCAAAGCCGGAATTCTTCGCTGACTCCTACCTCAACGACATCCCCTTCTATTGGTACGACAGCAGCAGCCGGTGGCTGGAGCCCCTCGCCCCGTGGAGGCGGAAAATGGCAACTCCCAAGATCTGGTACAACCTCAACACCGAACTCCAGAAGCACCAGGAACAAATGAAGGCCATCTCACCGG CAGGGAATGCCACGGTTCAGTACATACACGGCTGCACGGCGTCCGCCAATGGATCCGTGGAAGGGTTTTTCCAGATTGCTTTGTCGGGGATCGAGATTCTGAGGTTTGACACGGGATCCGGAACGTTTTCGTCAGAAATAGAGGTGGGGGCCGTCCGCAAAATGCTGGAGGCTCTGAACTCAAACAGAACGTTAAACCAGAGGAGGAAGGAGGCGCTCGATGTGACCTGCGGGAAGGACATTCACTTCTTACTGACCTACGCCAACGCCTCCGTCCATCGCAAAG CCGAGCCGATGGTAATCGTGTCTGAGATTATCTCCAACAGCACCGTGGCCCTGGACTGCAGGGCGTACGGCCACTATCCTCGGGACATCGCCATGACGTGGATCAGGAACGGACGGGCTGTCCCCGAGCGGCAGCTGCCGAGGCTGACGCTGCCTCTCACCGATGGGACGTACTTATCTCGGGTTTTGGTCGATGTGACCTCAGGGCCAGAAGACATTTACACCTGCGAGGTGACCCACAGCAGCCTGAAAACCCCACTGACAGCACAATGGA TGAAATCTCGCCTGACGGGGAGTTCTTACGGCGCAGTCACTGGCGGTCTCTCGAGTGGCACCGTGATAGCTCTAACGCTTACTGGGGTCCTGTTTGTGACAGTCGCCGTGTTTGGTATTTTAGTCTgggaaagagaaagaagag CGAGGATGCGCGGCTCCGTATTTAATAATGATTCCAGCTCCTGA
- the PPP1R18 gene encoding phostensin, with product MMEVPDWKFHLLERRRRDEEGAKKREREEEDRLAKMPQWKREIILRRKAKAEASMTDNRLEVEEGEHEEKEKVDIGEKEEIEPRVLMEKIGPVQQNPFIQLEKQRRMPELNYTRPKPSPEPTGLRSLRVDDMARESHPTNMEEEQRTPLEDPSPLNEERKGRVSRLLSRFGRSWVEGDNSGPAVSLINGEGEVTTKAPCPLLKAAEHDIKAPSSFAEPAPPSPSCLRAVTGNQTLTQETTLSSLTPSSSSPSCADSEPAVHSPSVALAAMSGLSVRPSMAEETRSFPFQLRPASPASQRPLKQSVQTSPPLARPEVSKNGTGQTEEDGVGGPAISKTTSLSQGNKMGMMGESQAMQRRKGNTITVNPRKMNVCENGVVATESKSLPLKNESGKKRYPTVDEIKVIGGYQALSKSCLAKHSRDRKKLSISFPECELESTYEYPSESSLMAEFGPPDETEPLMPPPQPEEDEEEDSILLGGIMRRKALIVGESLKNRSPGSRYGYRAPSTCGSSYLSRRSAWFK from the exons ATGATGGAGGTTCCTGACTGGAAGTTTCATCTGTTGGAGAGGAGAAGACGGGATGAAGAAGGggcaaagaaaagagagagggaagaagaggatcGTCTTGCAAAAATGCCTCAATGGAAAAGAGAGATCATCTTGCGTAGAAAAGCCAAAGCTGAGGCGTCCATGACGGACAACAGACTTGAGGTGGAAGAAGGAGAGCATGAGGAGAAAGAAAAGGTGGATATTGGTGAAAAGGAAGAAATAGAGCCCAGGGTATTAATGGAAAAGATTGGGCCTGTCCAACAGAATCCATTTATCCAGCTGGAGAAGCAGAGGAGAATGCCAGAACTTAACTATACTAGACCAAAGCCATCGCCAGAGCCTACGGGTTTACGCTCCCTCAGAGTGGATGACATGGCCAGGGAGTCACATCCGACAAACATGGAGGAAGAGCAAAGGACACCGCTTGAGGACCCATCACCTCTGAACGAGGAGAGGAAAGGGAGAGTAAGCAGACTACTGAGTCGATTTGGACGTTCTTGGGTTGAGGGCGACAATTCAGGGCCAGCGGTTTCACTTATCAACGGGGAGGGAGAAGTGACAACTAAGGCACCATGTCCATTGTTGAAGGCAGCTGAGCATGATATCAAAGCCCCATCATCTTTTGCTGAACCTGCTCCGCCTTCTCCTTCCTGCCTTCGAGCTGTCACGGGAAACCAGACTTTAACTCAGGAAACCACTCTCTCCTCCCTCACCCCCTCATCCTCTTCCCCTTCCTGCGCTGACTCTGAGCCAGCTGTACATTCACCCTCTGTGGCCTTAGCGGCCATGAGCGGGCTCAGCGTAAGGCCTAGCATGGCTGAAGAGACCAGGTCCTTCCCTTTTCAACTACGACCGGCCTCACCAGCCTCTCAGAGACCTCTGAAACAGTCAGTCCAGACTTCTCCTCCGCTTGCTAGGCCTGAGGTctccaaaaatggcacaggGCAAACAGAGGAAGATGGAGTAGGAGGGCCAGCCATATCCAAGACCACCAGTCTTTCACAGGGCAATAAAATGGGGATGATGGGAGAAAGTCAGGCCATGCAGAGAAGGAAAGGCAATACCATTACAGTAAACCCACGCAAGATGAATGTCTGCGAGAATGGCGTTGTTGCCACCGAGTCTAAGTCTCTCCCACTTAAGAATGAATCTGGCAAGAAACGCTACCCAACAGTTGACGAGATCAAGGTGATAGGGGGCTACCAAGCGCTGTCCAAGTCTTGCCTCGCAAAGCACAGCCGGGATAGAAAGAAG CTGAGTATCTCCTTCCCCGAGTGTGAGCTGGAGAGCACGTACGAGTACCCGTCAGAGAGCTCCCTCATGGCTGAGTTTGGACCCCCCGATGAGACGGAGCCCTTGATGCCCCCTCCGCAACCCGAAGAGGATGAAGAAGAAGACAGTATTTTACTCGGGGGCATCATGAGGAGGAAAGCCCTCATCGTCGGTGAGT CGCTGAAGAACAGAAGTCCCGGATCACGTTATGGCTACAGAGCACCGAGCACCTGCGGGTCAAGTTACCTTTCCAGACGGAGCGCCTGGTTCAAATAA
- the LOC128503264 gene encoding sialic acid-binding lectin-like encodes MSSVLPVLLTLGVLLSVSSLGESQNFEEFKKNHVVNDENINCTNIIRRRQIRHKNGTCKAVNTFIYTDSIENIKSICPKSPNRRTVLSQNKFNLIECRLQRPVRQTCHYRERHKYDKICVTCENSKPVHFVPPGTCRAAEIIPGSPEYEAQTPPAYGEEIFSWEPAEAQSLLRRRRIGRT; translated from the coding sequence ATGTCCTCAGTTCTGCCCGTTCTCCTGACCCTCGGGGTCCTCCTGAGCGTTTCTTCTCTGGGCGAATCCCAAAACTTTGAAGAATTTAAGAAAAATCATGTAGTCAACGATGAAAATATCAACTGTACCAACATCATAAGGAGAAGACAAATTAGGCACAAGAACGGAACGTGCAAAGCCGTCAACACTTTCATCTATACAGATTCGATCGAAAACATTAAAAGTATCTGCCCCAAGAGTCCGAATAGAAGAACCGTCTTAAGTCAAAACAAATTCAACCTCATTGAATGCCGTCTCCAAAGACCAGTGCGCCAAACGTGTCactacagagagagacacaaatATGACAAAATATGTGTGACGTGCGAAAATTCCAAACCCGTGCACTTTGTTCCTCCAGGAACCTGCCGTGCAGCTGAGATCATACCGGGAAGTCCTGAGTACGAGGCCCAAACGCCTCCGGCCTACGGAGAAGAAATCTTCAGCTGGGAGCCAGCCGAGGCCCAGAGCCTCCTGCGGCGCAGAAGAATCGGTAGAACTTAG